The Deltaproteobacteria bacterium genome window below encodes:
- a CDS encoding dienelactone hydrolase family protein: MQLIERLFNKKDHGVAGFLAHPQRTEPGPALLLIHPKGGLTDYIKIEARKFAALGYSTFAPNVFEQLGYPEPTHIVSGGEIQAKTSDDQFDAALTESWRFLLSQPHVDNKRVAVS; the protein is encoded by the coding sequence ATGCAGCTCATCGAGCGCTTGTTCAACAAAAAGGACCACGGCGTCGCCGGGTTCCTGGCGCACCCGCAACGGACGGAGCCGGGGCCGGCGCTGCTGCTGATCCACCCGAAGGGTGGGTTGACGGATTACATCAAGATCGAGGCCCGGAAATTCGCCGCCCTGGGCTACAGCACCTTTGCGCCGAACGTCTTCGAGCAACTGGGCTATCCGGAGCCCACCCACATCGTCAGCGGCGGCGAGATCCAGGCCAAGACCTCCGACGACCAGTTCGACGCCGCGCTCACGGAGAGCTGGCGCTTCCTGCTGTCCCAGCCCCACGTGGACAACAAGCGGGTGGCGGTTTCG